A window of the Acidimicrobiales bacterium genome harbors these coding sequences:
- the dnaE gene encoding DNA polymerase III subunit alpha has translation MPSRPSGSWFVASSFTHLHVHTEFSMLDGASRLDELVAKAAADGQPALGITDHGNMYGVLDFYRACKKNEINPIIGCELYQADDSRFERPSRRGKVDDSGGETDGGKKLYYHLIALAENDTGYKNLIQLASRAYMEGYYYKPRVDWDVLSDHSEGIIATSGCLGGQVLQAIMAGNDRMALEKAARFQDIFGKDNFFIEIQDHGIPEQRATNPKLLEIARKIGAPLLATNDSHYTEQHDHEAHDALLCVQTGSLMSDPNRFKFSGDQHYVKSAAEMRHLWAELPEACDNTLWIAERCNVEIEFGKPQLPDFPIPEGFAGADDYLLHLTMEGAKIRWGSTLPDTIVERLIYELDVIKNMGFSSYFLITWDLIAHARKTGIRVGPGRGSAAGCAVAYCLWITDLDPIKYDLLFERFLNPSRISMPDIDMDFDSRYRDEMIRYAAERYGRDHVAQIVTFSQIKARAAVRDGARVLGYPYAVGDKAAKAMPPLVMGRDTPLKYCFEESEKYADGYKMAAELRSMVDTDEDMAKVIHVARGIEGLRRSDGIHAAAVVITKESLTTYLPIQRKPEAGKDIEDAPVVTQYEMHGVEDLGLLKMDFLGLRNLDVISDSLELIKAVKGVEVDIDNVDLEDERTYELLRAGNTIGVFQLESTPMRALMRSMAPTGFEDVAALVALYRPGPMAANMHNDYADRKNDRKPIEHIHPDAEDILGDTYGLMIYQEQMMRMSQKFAGYSLADADNLRKAAGKKNRELMAKERAKFEAGCDAQGYGADFGANLFTIIEGFADYAFNKSHSYGYGFVSFQTAYLKANYPVEYFSSLLTSVKSSLEKAAIYLNECRQMGIKVLVPDVNRSEMDFTSIPDPDLDAAPGPDGEPLNVIAFGLSAVRNVGEGLVQHILDERQANGPFRDFIDFCERVDYAVLNKRTIESLIKAGGFDSLGHTRQGLLLAYEEIIDKTVSSRKEHDMGVMTLFGGSDGGPSYDDRPKVSNVEFDKSQRLAFEKEMLGLYVSDHPLMGAEAVLARKSDTRLSNLAEVDDGAMVAVGGVVTSLQRKWTKRGDLMGIFVLEDLTASAETMVFPRTFADYGHLLEDDRIVIVRGRVDKRDDQPKLMAQSIEVFEADVLGSSPPLRLEIRPNQLSDELISELKAMLSQYQGDAPVYIHLSDHQAVKLSDDYCVDTASGLIPELRVLLGAQSVIL, from the coding sequence GTGCCCAGTCGGCCGAGCGGGAGTTGGTTCGTGGCGTCATCGTTCACCCATCTGCATGTGCACACCGAGTTCTCGATGCTCGACGGAGCCTCCCGGCTCGATGAACTCGTCGCCAAGGCGGCGGCCGATGGCCAGCCGGCGCTCGGGATCACCGATCACGGAAACATGTATGGGGTGCTCGACTTCTATCGGGCCTGCAAGAAGAACGAGATCAACCCGATCATCGGCTGCGAGTTGTACCAAGCCGACGACTCCCGGTTCGAGCGGCCCAGCCGTCGGGGCAAGGTCGATGACTCCGGCGGCGAGACCGATGGCGGAAAGAAGCTCTACTACCACCTGATTGCGCTGGCCGAGAACGACACCGGCTACAAGAACCTGATCCAGTTGGCCTCGCGGGCCTACATGGAGGGCTACTACTACAAGCCTCGGGTCGATTGGGATGTGCTGTCGGATCATTCCGAGGGCATCATTGCCACGTCGGGTTGCCTCGGTGGGCAGGTGCTTCAGGCCATCATGGCCGGCAACGATCGGATGGCGCTCGAGAAGGCGGCCAGGTTCCAGGACATCTTCGGCAAGGACAACTTCTTCATCGAGATCCAGGACCACGGCATCCCGGAGCAGCGGGCCACCAATCCCAAACTGCTCGAGATCGCACGCAAGATCGGTGCGCCGCTGCTCGCCACCAATGACTCGCACTACACCGAGCAGCACGATCACGAGGCCCACGACGCCCTGCTGTGTGTGCAGACCGGCTCGCTGATGTCCGATCCCAATCGGTTCAAGTTCTCCGGCGACCAGCACTACGTGAAGTCGGCGGCCGAGATGCGTCACCTCTGGGCCGAGCTGCCCGAGGCCTGCGACAACACCCTCTGGATCGCCGAGCGCTGCAACGTCGAGATCGAATTCGGCAAGCCCCAGCTGCCCGACTTCCCGATCCCGGAGGGCTTCGCCGGCGCCGACGACTACCTCCTGCACCTCACGATGGAAGGGGCCAAGATCCGCTGGGGGTCGACCCTCCCCGACACCATCGTCGAGCGCCTCATCTACGAACTCGATGTCATCAAGAACATGGGCTTCAGCTCGTACTTCTTGATCACCTGGGACCTGATCGCGCACGCTCGCAAGACCGGGATCCGCGTTGGCCCCGGGCGCGGTTCCGCGGCCGGGTGCGCCGTGGCGTATTGCCTGTGGATCACCGATCTCGACCCGATCAAATACGACCTGCTGTTCGAACGATTCCTGAATCCGTCTCGCATCTCGATGCCCGACATCGACATGGACTTCGACTCCCGCTATCGAGACGAGATGATCCGCTACGCGGCCGAACGCTACGGCCGGGATCACGTCGCCCAGATCGTGACCTTCTCACAGATCAAGGCGCGGGCTGCCGTACGCGACGGCGCCCGAGTCCTCGGCTACCCCTACGCCGTCGGCGACAAGGCGGCCAAGGCGATGCCGCCACTCGTGATGGGGCGCGACACGCCGCTCAAGTACTGCTTCGAGGAATCGGAGAAGTACGCCGACGGCTACAAGATGGCGGCCGAGCTCCGGTCGATGGTCGACACCGACGAAGACATGGCCAAGGTCATCCATGTGGCCCGCGGCATCGAAGGGCTCCGACGCTCCGACGGCATTCACGCCGCCGCAGTGGTGATCACCAAGGAGTCGCTCACCACCTACCTACCGATCCAGCGCAAGCCCGAAGCCGGCAAGGACATCGAAGACGCGCCGGTGGTGACCCAGTACGAGATGCACGGGGTCGAAGACCTCGGCCTGCTGAAGATGGACTTCCTGGGGTTGCGGAACCTCGACGTCATCTCCGACAGCCTCGAGCTGATCAAGGCCGTCAAGGGGGTCGAGGTCGACATCGACAACGTCGATCTCGAAGACGAACGAACCTACGAGCTCCTGCGAGCCGGGAACACCATCGGCGTGTTCCAGCTCGAATCCACGCCGATGCGGGCCTTGATGCGCTCGATGGCGCCCACCGGGTTCGAAGACGTGGCCGCCCTCGTGGCGCTCTATCGGCCGGGTCCGATGGCGGCCAACATGCACAACGACTACGCCGATCGCAAGAACGACCGCAAGCCGATCGAGCACATCCATCCCGATGCCGAAGACATCCTCGGCGACACCTACGGCCTGATGATTTATCAGGAACAGATGATGCGGATGAGTCAGAAGTTTGCTGGCTACTCCCTTGCCGATGCCGACAACCTCCGCAAGGCCGCAGGCAAGAAGAACCGTGAACTGATGGCCAAGGAACGGGCCAAGTTCGAAGCGGGGTGTGACGCCCAGGGCTACGGCGCCGATTTCGGCGCGAACCTGTTCACGATCATCGAAGGTTTCGCCGACTATGCCTTCAACAAGAGCCACTCGTACGGCTACGGCTTCGTCAGTTTCCAGACCGCCTACCTGAAGGCGAACTACCCGGTCGAGTACTTCTCGTCGCTGCTCACGTCGGTGAAGTCGAGCCTGGAAAAGGCGGCCATCTACCTCAACGAGTGCCGCCAGATGGGCATCAAGGTGCTCGTTCCCGACGTCAACCGTTCCGAGATGGACTTCACCTCGATTCCCGATCCCGACCTCGACGCCGCTCCCGGGCCTGACGGCGAGCCACTCAACGTAATCGCGTTCGGCCTGTCGGCGGTGCGCAATGTGGGCGAAGGGCTCGTGCAGCACATTCTCGATGAGCGTCAGGCCAACGGTCCGTTCCGTGACTTCATCGACTTCTGTGAGCGGGTCGACTACGCCGTGCTCAACAAGCGCACCATCGAGTCACTCATCAAGGCCGGTGGGTTTGACTCCCTCGGCCACACTCGCCAGGGCTTGCTGTTGGCCTACGAGGAGATCATCGACAAGACCGTCTCCAGCCGCAAGGAACACGACATGGGGGTGATGACCCTCTTCGGCGGCAGCGACGGCGGCCCCTCTTACGACGACCGCCCGAAGGTGTCCAACGTCGAGTTCGACAAATCGCAGCGCCTTGCCTTCGAGAAGGAAATGCTCGGGCTCTACGTGTCGGACCACCCGCTGATGGGAGCCGAGGCGGTGTTGGCCCGAAAGTCCGACACTCGCCTGAGCAACCTCGCCGAGGTCGACGACGGGGCGATGGTGGCGGTCGGCGGCGTCGTCACGTCGCTGCAACGCAAGTGGACCAAACGTGGCGACCTCATGGGTATCTTCGTGCTCGAAGACCTCACGGCATCGGCCGAGACCATGGTGTTCCCTCGTACCTTCGCCGACTACGGGCATCTCCTCGAAGACGACCGCATCGTGATCGTGCGCGGCCGGGTCGACAAGCGCGACGACCAGCCCAAACTGATGGCGCAGTCGATCGAGGTGTTCGAGGCCGACGTGCTCGGCTCGTCGCCGCCGCTCCGGCTCGAGATCCGTCCCAACCAGCTGTCCGACGAGCTGATCAGCGAGCTGAAGGCGATGTTGTCGCAGTACCAGGGCGACGCCCCGGTCTACATCCACCTCAGCGATCATCAGGCGGTGAAGCTGTCCGACGATTACTGTGTCGACACGGCAAGCGGTCTGATCCCGGAGCTGCGAGTCCTGCTCGGGGCGCAGTCCGTCATCCTCTGA
- a CDS encoding sugar transferase, giving the protein MTTLDRAASRRRAIAAVQVIAMAGVWGLCLHPAIASVRSAAVWSAVAASITTAWLMRRTRAHRIIRSSTEDINDVVVTALAGAAAAMVGAASTGEPLPVPAVLLASAASIMILLIVRSLAARSRSMQRHARRVVVIGTGEEGAELAQLVIEHPEAAMKLVGVVGNRTMADRNGLGPALLGDVDRLASILSSASIDMAIVTPTGFRAPQYRRIMAAIEDARVDAYLSSGVGRIAAPRYQVSSLVHEPFLSIGWDEPSALQQLARRAIDIAGAGVGLLLASPVMLVAALAVKLYDRGPVLYRSGRIGQDRQPFGMLKFRSMRPDADQLKNDLAQRNERSGPLFKVSNDPRVTPVGRLLRETSIDELPQLINVLRGDMSLVGPRPALPEEHERFDDELMARFGVRPGITGLWQVEARSNAEFGAYRRLDLHYVANRSLLLDAQIIVATVVQILTSVLLLPVSLIARRQFVDQISDHAVAPVIDLRAAGESINELPPPTSVSAGN; this is encoded by the coding sequence ATGACGACGCTGGATCGTGCGGCATCGAGACGGCGAGCCATCGCGGCAGTGCAGGTCATCGCCATGGCCGGCGTATGGGGCCTGTGTCTGCACCCAGCGATCGCCTCCGTCCGCTCCGCCGCCGTGTGGAGCGCCGTGGCGGCGTCGATCACCACGGCGTGGCTGATGCGCCGCACCCGAGCCCATCGCATCATCAGGAGCTCAACCGAAGACATCAACGACGTCGTGGTCACTGCCCTCGCCGGCGCCGCCGCCGCCATGGTGGGTGCGGCATCCACAGGGGAGCCACTCCCCGTCCCTGCGGTGCTGCTCGCCTCCGCTGCGTCGATCATGATCCTCCTGATCGTCCGCTCGCTCGCCGCTCGGTCTCGGTCGATGCAGCGTCATGCCCGACGAGTCGTGGTGATCGGCACTGGAGAGGAAGGGGCCGAACTCGCTCAGCTGGTGATCGAACACCCCGAAGCGGCGATGAAATTGGTCGGCGTGGTCGGCAACCGGACGATGGCCGACCGCAACGGCCTCGGGCCGGCGCTCCTCGGCGATGTCGATCGTCTGGCATCGATCCTCTCGTCGGCCTCGATCGACATGGCGATCGTGACGCCAACGGGGTTCCGCGCTCCGCAGTACCGCCGGATCATGGCCGCCATCGAAGACGCTCGAGTCGATGCCTATCTGAGTTCGGGCGTTGGCCGTATCGCCGCGCCCCGCTACCAGGTCTCGTCACTGGTCCACGAGCCGTTCCTCTCGATTGGCTGGGACGAGCCCAGCGCACTTCAGCAGCTGGCCCGTCGAGCCATCGACATCGCCGGGGCCGGTGTCGGCCTCCTCCTCGCGTCACCGGTGATGCTCGTCGCCGCCCTGGCGGTGAAGCTCTACGACCGGGGCCCCGTGCTGTATCGGTCGGGACGCATCGGCCAAGATCGCCAGCCATTCGGCATGCTCAAGTTCCGATCGATGCGTCCCGACGCCGACCAACTGAAGAACGACCTCGCACAACGCAACGAGCGTTCGGGTCCACTGTTCAAGGTCAGCAACGATCCGCGAGTCACACCGGTCGGTCGGCTCCTACGCGAGACCTCGATCGACGAACTGCCCCAGCTGATCAACGTCTTGCGGGGCGACATGTCGCTGGTCGGTCCTCGCCCGGCACTCCCCGAGGAGCACGAGCGCTTCGACGACGAGTTGATGGCCCGCTTCGGCGTTCGGCCGGGCATCACGGGCCTCTGGCAGGTCGAGGCCCGCTCCAACGCCGAGTTCGGCGCCTATCGCCGGCTCGATCTGCACTACGTCGCCAACCGGTCGCTGCTTCTCGACGCACAGATCATCGTGGCCACGGTCGTGCAGATCCTGACGAGCGTTCTCCTCCTGCCCGTCTCGCTCATTGCCCGACGACAGTTCGTCGACCAGATCAGCGATCACGCCGTCGCCCCGGTGATCGACCTGCGGGCCGCGGGCGAATCGATCAACGAGCTGCCTCCGCCGACCTCGGTGTCCGCCGGCAACTGA
- a CDS encoding SDR family oxidoreductase produces MKVLLTGGEGYIGTVLGPMLLERGHDVTVYDTGFHRVGWLYDGVEAAPRWRKLDTRLSQPADLEGFDAIVHLADISNDPVGELNPELTFDINHRATVRFAEMAKAAGVERFVYSSSCSVYGASGAESDELATEESPTAPITAYAQCKVLVENDLRPMADDSFTPVFLRNATAFGASPRMRFDLVVNELTAQAYLTRKLVLQSDGTPWRPFVHIRDIAKAMICSVEAPADAVRAEAFNVGDTRSNYQVRDICEIIGEEIPGCEVQIGDQGGDTRNYRVNFDKIAAKLPGFSADWDVRSGVVELREVLDRIQFEERLLTARNHRRLKQIQYLMATDQIDDKFYWKS; encoded by the coding sequence ATGAAGGTTCTCCTTACCGGCGGCGAGGGCTACATCGGGACCGTGCTCGGCCCGATGCTGCTCGAGCGTGGCCACGACGTCACGGTGTACGACACCGGTTTCCACCGAGTGGGCTGGCTCTACGACGGTGTCGAGGCGGCGCCGCGTTGGCGCAAGCTCGACACCCGCCTCAGCCAACCGGCCGATCTCGAAGGCTTCGACGCCATTGTGCACCTCGCCGACATCTCGAACGATCCTGTCGGTGAACTCAACCCGGAGTTGACCTTCGACATCAACCACCGAGCCACCGTTCGCTTCGCCGAGATGGCCAAGGCGGCCGGCGTGGAACGCTTCGTCTACAGCTCCTCGTGCAGCGTGTACGGGGCCAGCGGTGCCGAGAGCGACGAGCTGGCCACCGAAGAGTCACCGACCGCTCCGATCACGGCATACGCCCAGTGCAAGGTCCTCGTCGAGAACGATCTCCGACCGATGGCCGACGACTCGTTCACGCCGGTGTTCCTCCGTAACGCCACTGCCTTCGGCGCCAGCCCTCGTATGCGCTTCGACCTGGTGGTGAACGAGCTCACTGCGCAGGCCTATCTCACTCGCAAGCTCGTTCTGCAGAGCGACGGCACGCCGTGGCGTCCGTTCGTCCACATTCGTGACATCGCGAAGGCGATGATTTGTTCGGTGGAAGCACCGGCCGACGCGGTGCGGGCTGAAGCGTTCAACGTCGGCGACACTCGATCCAACTATCAAGTCCGTGACATCTGCGAGATCATCGGTGAAGAGATTCCCGGTTGCGAGGTGCAGATCGGTGACCAGGGCGGTGACACCAGGAACTATCGTGTGAACTTCGACAAGATTGCTGCGAAGTTGCCCGGCTTTTCTGCAGACTGGGACGTCCGGTCCGGCGTGGTCGAACTGCGCGAGGTGCTCGATCGCATCCAGTTCGAGGAGCGCCTCCTGACCGCTCGGAATCACCGTCGTCTCAAGCAGATCCAGTACCTCATGGCAACCGACCAGATCGACGACAAGTTCTACTGGAAGTCCTGA
- a CDS encoding O-antigen ligase family protein: MAEPRAALSVLAVGIASGLGTVDLVGIAPDLPAEVLPLVITAVAAIGAALSPPAVLAPGRSRLILGLFGSWLGWSYLSALTSEDPALAMATTASFVAVMLGAMGVVAHRSRTSLIVVMGVAALVQAVAALVAAFTVEFDQFPTRLSLVHLEANQLGRFLALSILLTVLWIIEHPARRWSPAVVFVAVTTLGLLLTGSRTAPTALVVAGFIALLAARRWRLLVVGVVAGTVVVSGLLASGFDARIVELTNRSGTELSNLNGGNGRTTLWPEVLNVIDDHPVTGIGLGVDRERMRQINAETAISWDPQHVHNLVLHLAFTTGWVGAALFLSAMAVALAMALWRGDPWVGAIVAFMLVDGIAEPVVRLPQPTWVALIAVITLAFVRGKPTDDEQSVVAETATPKRRRTDTAAPVAASHERLPSPIPLGPVLLGSSVALSLAIGLVWLEPGEYPVRYRCRDEAPLNAAGLLVDVDPGAGTLTLPNSTTPLPADQLVDGAALGVDGDVLVFEPGQTGVLLPNDLPRVVRCGAVREHGLTIDIDVATAGLDTEGPGRIVTLSVGPEWSEIDLHVGQQADRLSLRFRQSSTWRNDTEVPGIFTDLAMHRLRVTVFQDRVEIRKDGELVDTWAGFEPLEFDEWHEDRRAVLGNEATGDRPFVGSLERLRIYEGQSVPAIPSS; the protein is encoded by the coding sequence GTGGCTGAACCCAGAGCTGCCCTCTCGGTGCTTGCGGTCGGGATCGCCAGTGGCCTCGGAACGGTCGATCTCGTCGGCATCGCGCCGGACCTCCCGGCCGAGGTCCTGCCGCTGGTCATCACGGCCGTTGCTGCCATCGGTGCCGCGCTCTCGCCCCCGGCCGTCCTCGCGCCGGGGCGGAGCCGCCTCATCCTCGGGCTGTTCGGTTCGTGGCTCGGCTGGAGCTATCTATCGGCGCTGACGAGCGAGGATCCCGCGCTGGCGATGGCCACGACGGCGTCGTTCGTCGCTGTGATGCTCGGTGCCATGGGCGTCGTGGCCCACCGAAGTCGAACGAGTCTGATCGTCGTGATGGGCGTCGCCGCACTGGTCCAGGCCGTCGCTGCACTGGTTGCGGCCTTCACCGTCGAGTTCGACCAGTTTCCGACACGGTTGTCCCTCGTCCACCTCGAGGCCAATCAGCTCGGGCGTTTCTTGGCGCTGTCGATCCTGCTCACCGTGTTGTGGATCATCGAGCATCCGGCGCGTCGCTGGTCCCCGGCCGTTGTTTTCGTCGCAGTCACCACCCTCGGCCTGCTGTTGACCGGGAGCCGGACTGCTCCGACTGCGCTCGTCGTTGCCGGCTTCATCGCCCTGCTCGCGGCACGGCGTTGGCGACTCCTGGTCGTCGGCGTCGTTGCGGGCACGGTCGTGGTGAGTGGTCTACTGGCCAGCGGGTTCGATGCCCGCATCGTCGAGCTCACGAATCGATCGGGCACCGAGCTGTCGAACCTCAACGGAGGCAACGGGCGCACGACGCTCTGGCCCGAAGTGTTGAACGTGATCGACGACCACCCGGTCACGGGAATCGGCCTCGGGGTCGATCGCGAGCGGATGCGCCAGATCAACGCAGAGACGGCCATCAGCTGGGACCCCCAGCACGTTCACAATCTGGTGTTGCACCTGGCGTTCACCACCGGTTGGGTAGGTGCGGCACTGTTCCTGTCGGCGATGGCGGTCGCGTTGGCGATGGCGCTGTGGCGGGGCGATCCGTGGGTCGGGGCGATCGTTGCGTTCATGCTGGTCGACGGCATCGCCGAGCCGGTGGTACGCCTTCCCCAGCCGACGTGGGTGGCGTTGATCGCCGTCATCACGCTGGCCTTCGTCCGCGGCAAGCCCACCGACGATGAGCAATCGGTCGTCGCCGAGACGGCGACGCCGAAGCGTCGTCGTACCGACACTGCGGCACCCGTCGCCGCGTCGCACGAGCGCCTTCCCTCACCGATTCCGCTCGGTCCGGTGCTGCTCGGCTCATCGGTCGCACTGTCACTCGCCATCGGGCTGGTGTGGCTGGAACCAGGGGAGTACCCGGTGCGCTATCGATGCCGAGATGAAGCCCCGCTCAACGCTGCCGGTCTGCTGGTCGACGTCGATCCCGGCGCCGGCACCCTCACGCTGCCCAACTCGACCACGCCGCTGCCGGCCGACCAGCTCGTCGACGGGGCTGCTCTCGGTGTGGACGGCGATGTGCTCGTCTTCGAGCCGGGGCAGACCGGCGTGCTGCTCCCGAATGACCTGCCGCGGGTCGTACGATGCGGCGCCGTGCGCGAGCACGGGCTCACGATCGACATCGACGTTGCCACCGCCGGGCTCGACACCGAGGGGCCGGGCCGGATCGTCACCCTCTCGGTCGGACCCGAGTGGTCGGAGATCGACCTCCACGTCGGGCAGCAAGCCGATCGACTCAGCCTCCGGTTCCGCCAGAGCAGCACGTGGCGCAACGACACCGAGGTCCCTGGCATCTTCACCGATCTGGCGATGCACCGACTCCGGGTCACCGTCTTCCAAGACCGGGTCGAGATTCGCAAGGACGGCGAGTTGGTCGATACTTGGGCCGGCTTCGAGCCACTCGAGTTCGACGAATGGCACGAGGATCGCCGAGCCGTGCTCGGCAACGAGGCCACCGGCGACCGTCCGTTCGTCGGCTCCCTCGAGCGACTACGGATCTACGAGGGTCAGTCGGTCCCCGCCATCCCCTCCTCCTGA
- a CDS encoding nucleotide sugar dehydrogenase yields MTFDPSSTRVALIGQGYVGLPVSMRAVEVGYDVLGFDLDQRKIDGLNNGRSHIDDITDADVAAANATGRYRATSSPADLADFDIAVITVPTPLADGAPDMSYIESASHLLADHIRPGCTVILESTTYPGTTEEFVAPILEAGSGLKAGVDFFLGFSPERIDPGNVTWTFTKTPKIVAGVNPESLAKVQSFYDDLVETTVPVSGTREAEMAKLLENTYRHVNIALVNELAPQARALGIDIWEVIAAAASKPFGFMPFYPGPGVGGHCLPIDPSYLSWKFERQLGTISRFVKIANDINEHMPDYVVKRVQLGLNDREKPVKGSRVLVLGVSYKRDSNDARETPASPIIRQLVELGAIIHAHDPHIDRYEYDDLITRVELTADEVAAADAVVLITDHSDVDYELVLANADYIFDTRNKLSGHNVETL; encoded by the coding sequence ATGACCTTCGATCCATCCTCCACCCGAGTCGCTCTCATCGGTCAGGGCTATGTCGGCCTTCCGGTCTCCATGCGAGCGGTCGAGGTCGGCTACGACGTCCTGGGATTCGATCTCGACCAGCGCAAGATCGACGGTCTCAACAACGGCCGTTCACACATCGACGACATCACCGACGCCGACGTCGCAGCCGCCAACGCGACCGGTCGCTATCGCGCCACCTCGTCGCCCGCCGATCTTGCGGACTTCGATATCGCCGTCATCACCGTGCCGACCCCGCTGGCCGATGGCGCACCTGACATGAGCTACATCGAGTCGGCCTCCCATCTCCTTGCCGACCACATCCGCCCCGGCTGCACGGTCATCCTCGAGAGCACCACGTATCCGGGCACCACCGAGGAATTCGTGGCGCCGATTCTCGAAGCAGGCTCAGGCCTCAAGGCGGGTGTCGACTTCTTCCTCGGCTTCAGCCCCGAGCGCATCGATCCCGGCAACGTCACCTGGACCTTCACCAAAACCCCGAAGATCGTCGCCGGCGTCAATCCCGAATCACTTGCCAAGGTCCAGTCGTTCTACGACGACCTGGTCGAGACCACGGTGCCGGTCAGCGGCACCCGTGAGGCCGAGATGGCCAAGCTGCTCGAGAACACCTACCGCCACGTCAACATCGCCCTGGTGAACGAACTGGCACCCCAAGCCCGGGCGCTCGGCATCGACATCTGGGAAGTGATCGCCGCCGCGGCCAGCAAGCCATTCGGGTTCATGCCCTTCTACCCCGGACCGGGTGTCGGCGGCCACTGCCTGCCGATCGATCCGTCCTACTTGTCGTGGAAGTTCGAGCGTCAGCTCGGCACGATCAGCCGCTTCGTCAAGATCGCGAACGACATCAACGAGCACATGCCTGACTACGTGGTGAAGCGGGTCCAGCTCGGCCTCAACGATCGTGAGAAGCCGGTCAAGGGCTCGCGGGTCCTCGTGTTGGGCGTCTCCTACAAGCGAGACTCCAACGACGCACGCGAGACACCGGCGTCACCGATCATCCGTCAGCTCGTCGAGTTGGGCGCGATCATCCATGCACATGATCCCCACATCGACCGCTACGAATACGACGACCTGATCACCCGAGTCGAGCTCACCGCCGACGAGGTGGCGGCTGCCGATGCCGTCGTGTTGATTACCGATCACAGCGACGTGGACTACGAGCTCGTCCTCGCCAACGCCGACTACATCTTCGACACCCGCAACAAGCTCAGCGGCCACAACGTCGAAACCCTCTGA